The genome window ATTCATCCGAACCTAAATCAAATTGAAATTCAATATTTCCCCCTACAGAACCTGATACGCTTCGAGTTTGTCCTGGTTGTACCTGAAAAACTTCGCCAGGGCTAGGTGTTATTACAATGGTCTCGGACACATCGGTTATGCTCGCGGCTTCCACTTTGCTAGCATAGCCTATCAATAACAAACCCGCAAACAAAATAGTACTGTTGATTTTTTTTGTAACATTTAGTTTTACCGAAACATTTTTATCAAGGGTAAACTAATTAATTCAAAAAATCAACTAGAACTGAGGTAAGACTCAAGATAATGCGCCTATCTGTTATAATCTAGCCATTGGTTAAGAAATCTTTACTATTTCACCCGATGGATACAAAAGCTTTTAAACGTTCACTACAACAATCAGAAAACTACCACCGTCGTGGCTTTGGTCATCAAGCAGAAGTCAGTGGCGTTTTGAATCAGGAATATCAGAGTAATCTCATTCAAACCATTCGCGATCATAATTATACCTTGACTCAAGGTCAGGTAACTATTCATTTAGCCCAAGCTTTTGGCTTCTGTTGGGGAGTTGAACGCGCTGTAGCTATGGCTTATGAAACTCGTCAACATTTTCCCACAGAACGAATCTGGATTACTAATGAGATTATTCATAATCCATCGGTTAACCAACGTCTTAAAGAAATGTCAGTAGGTTTTATAGAGGTAGAAGCAGGAGAAAAAGACTTCTCAGTGGTAGAGTCACAAGACGTGGTAATATTACCAGCTTTTGGCGCAAGTGTAGAGGAAATGCAGTTATTAAACTCTAAAGGTTGTACAATCGTAGATACTACCTGTCCTTGGGTAGCTAAAGTGTGGAATTCAGTAGAAAAACACAAGAAAAAAGACTATACATCCATTATCCACGGAAAATATAACCACGAAGAAACCATCGCTACTAGTTCCTTTGCTGATAAATATCTAATCGTCTTAAATTTAGCCGAAGCAGAATACGTCGCTGAATATATCCTCAATGGAGGAGATAAAGCCGAATTTCTGCAACGGTTCGCCAAAGCTTACTCACCAGGATTTGACCCCGATTTAGACTTAACCCGTGTCGGAATAGCCAATCAAACCACCATGCTGAAAAGCGAAACAGAACAAATAGGTAAACTATTTGAACATACAATGCTCAAAAAATATGGACCGTTAAATTTAAATGAGCACTTTATGAGTTTTAACACCATCTGTGACGCCACACAAGAGCGCCAAGATGCTATGTTTGAACTAGTAGAACAAAAATTAGACCTA of Gloeocapsa sp. DLM2.Bin57 contains these proteins:
- a CDS encoding 4-hydroxy-3-methylbut-2-enyl diphosphate reductase, producing the protein MDTKAFKRSLQQSENYHRRGFGHQAEVSGVLNQEYQSNLIQTIRDHNYTLTQGQVTIHLAQAFGFCWGVERAVAMAYETRQHFPTERIWITNEIIHNPSVNQRLKEMSVGFIEVEAGEKDFSVVESQDVVILPAFGASVEEMQLLNSKGCTIVDTTCPWVAKVWNSVEKHKKKDYTSIIHGKYNHEETIATSSFADKYLIVLNLAEAEYVAEYILNGGDKAEFLQRFAKAYSPGFDPDLDLTRVGIANQTTMLKSETEQIGKLFEHTMLKKYGPLNLNEHFMSFNTICDATQERQDAMFELVEQKLDLMVVIGGYNSSNTTHLQEIAQARGIPSYHIDSSDRIGSGNKVEHKPLGKDLEIAENWLPAGKITVGVTSGASTPDKVVEEVIQKIFNLKS